One genomic region from Opisthocomus hoazin isolate bOpiHoa1 chromosome Z, bOpiHoa1.hap1, whole genome shotgun sequence encodes:
- the NSA2 gene encoding ribosome biogenesis protein NSA2 homolog: MPQNEYIELHRKRYGYRLDYHERRRKKEGREAHEQSRRAKKMIGLKAKLYHKQRHAEKIQMKKTIKMHENRNTKKKNDEKTPKGAVPAYLLDREGQSRAKVLSNMIKQKRKEKAGKWEVPVPKVRAQGETEVLKVIRTGKRKRKAWKRMVTKVCFVGDGFTRKPPKYERFIRPMGLRFKKAHVTHPELKATFCLPILGVKKNPSSPLYTTLGVITKGTVIEVNVSELGLVTQGGKVIWGKYAQVTNNPENDGCINAVLLV, encoded by the exons ATG CCGCAGAACGAGTACATCGAGCTGCACCGCAAGCGCTATGGGTACCGGCTGGACTACCACGAGCGGCGGCGGAAGAAGGAGGGCCGCGAGGCCCACGAGCAGTCCCGCAGGGCCAAGAAGATGATCGGGCTGAAGGCCAAGCTCTACCACAAGCAGCGGCACGCTGAGAAGATACAGATGAAGAAGAC cattaaaatgcatgaaaatagaaatacaaagaaaaagaacGATGAAAAAACACCTAAAGGAGCTGTACCGGCATACCTGTTGGACAGAGAGGGCCAGTCCCGGGCTAAGGTTCTCTCTAACATGATcaagcagaaaaggaaagaaaaagcc GGGAAATGGGAGGTTCCTGTGCCAAAGGTCCGTGCACAAGGagaaacagaagttttaaaagtaattcgtacaggaaagagaaagaggaaggccTGGAAGAGAATGGTTACAAAAGTTTGTTTTGTTGGAGATGGCTTTACCAGGAAGCCTCCCAAATACGAACGATTCATTCGACCAATG GGCTTACGTTTCAAGAAGGCGCATGTGACACATCCTGAACTTAAAGCTACTTTTTGCCTACCTATCCTTGGTGTAAAAAAGAATCCCTCTTCTCCTTTGTATACAACACTGGGTGTAATTACGAAAGGTACCGTCATTGAGGTGAACGTGAGTGAGCTTGGCCTTGTGACACAAGGGGGAAAAGTTATCTGGG GGAAATATGCACAAGTAACAAACAATCCAGAAAATGATGGCTGTATTAATGCAGTTCTACTTGTTTAA